The following proteins come from a genomic window of Galactobacillus timonensis:
- a CDS encoding type II toxin-antitoxin system prevent-host-death family antitoxin — protein sequence MKVTATEFKTNMGKYLDLVSQTDIYITMNGKVIATLT from the coding sequence ATGAAGGTGACAGCCACAGAGTTTAAAACGAATATGGGCAAATATCTTGATTTGGTTTCCCAGACCGATATCTATATCACAATGAACGGCAAAGTAATCGCAACGCTGACATAG
- a CDS encoding SpoIIE family protein phosphatase — MNGNQLFVDTYWRSLNKTGEELCGDRVQVRRGDDCVVLVLADGLGSGVKANILSTLTSTIIAEMIVQGMSLTESVDTIIKTLPVCRERGIAYSTFTILQIYYDGRAFIAEFDNPAVICMHDGRVFHPDRLERDIQGRRVFLSALDAVEGDRFVAFSDGVLHAGVGMMLNFGWDQKDVEKFLEEHVRPTDPPAEISRILLANVNYLYEGKPQDDSTVACINVEAALETRVMVGPPLNREEDVLVVNRLMAATGKKICCGGTTSEIVARQLHTEVKTDPVDLMNLDAHVPPKGYIEGVDLVTEGVLTLQKAARYIARAAGDASYMEFFLLTKETDGAALLAKTLLTSRWIRFLVGTSDNPAHNAINYSPISLNAKISLIREMCEDLKKTGRIVHIEMY, encoded by the coding sequence ATGAACGGGAATCAGCTGTTTGTGGATACCTACTGGCGCTCACTGAACAAGACGGGTGAGGAACTGTGCGGAGACCGTGTACAGGTGCGCCGCGGTGATGACTGCGTTGTGCTGGTGCTGGCGGACGGTCTTGGTTCAGGCGTCAAGGCCAACATTCTTTCGACGCTGACGTCGACCATCATTGCAGAGATGATCGTTCAGGGGATGTCACTGACGGAGTCGGTGGATACGATCATCAAGACGCTGCCCGTGTGCAGGGAGCGGGGCATTGCCTACAGTACGTTTACGATTCTGCAGATCTACTATGATGGGCGTGCCTTCATTGCGGAGTTCGACAATCCGGCGGTTATATGTATGCATGATGGGCGGGTGTTTCATCCCGATCGTCTGGAGCGTGACATTCAGGGGCGGCGGGTATTTCTTTCGGCGCTGGATGCGGTGGAAGGGGACCGGTTCGTTGCCTTTTCGGATGGCGTTCTGCATGCGGGCGTCGGCATGATGCTCAACTTCGGCTGGGATCAGAAGGATGTGGAAAAGTTCCTTGAGGAACATGTGCGCCCGACTGATCCGCCGGCCGAGATCAGCCGCATTCTGCTGGCAAATGTCAACTATCTCTATGAAGGGAAGCCGCAGGATGACAGTACGGTTGCCTGCATCAATGTGGAGGCGGCGCTCGAGACACGGGTCATGGTCGGTCCGCCCTTAAACAGGGAAGAAGATGTGCTGGTGGTCAATCGTCTCATGGCGGCGACGGGAAAGAAGATCTGCTGCGGAGGGACGACTTCCGAGATCGTGGCGCGTCAGCTTCATACGGAAGTGAAAACGGATCCGGTGGATCTGATGAATCTGGATGCCCATGTGCCCCCGAAAGGCTACATTGAGGGTGTGGATCTGGTGACGGAAGGTGTGCTGACGCTGCAGAAGGCGGCGCGCTATATTGCGCGGGCGGCCGGTGATGCGTCGTATATGGAGTTCTTCCTTCTGACGAAGGAGACGGACGGGGCGGCGCTGCTGGCAAAGACGCTTCTGACGTCGCGCTGGATCCGGTTCCTGGTCGGTACGAGCGATAATCCGGCACATAATGCGATCAACTATTCGCCGATCTCGCTGAATGCGAAGATTTCGCTGATTCGTGAGATGTGCGAGGATCTGAAGAAGACGGGGCGCATCGTTCACATCGAAATGTATTAA
- a CDS encoding DJ-1 family glyoxalase III — protein sequence MRCAIVLAAGFEDCEAMITIDILRRAKVSVDLVAEGESLEVLTSHGVKLMAEKLLKDTDLSSYDVLILPGGKLGTQNLEANDAVKDAVTKQVESRKLMCAICAAPSILGHLGLLKGRKYTCFPGFDDESYGGSYQMELAVQDGNVITGRGMGATIEFARMIVKNIAPEALDHVDYGIQYEHRFRDLKQN from the coding sequence ATGCGCTGTGCAATTGTTCTGGCTGCGGGGTTTGAAGACTGCGAGGCCATGATTACGATTGATATTCTGCGTCGGGCGAAGGTTTCTGTCGATCTTGTCGCAGAGGGTGAGAGCCTTGAGGTGCTTACGTCTCATGGCGTGAAGCTGATGGCAGAGAAGCTTCTGAAGGATACGGATCTGTCGTCGTATGATGTGCTGATTCTTCCGGGAGGAAAGCTTGGGACCCAGAACCTTGAAGCCAATGATGCGGTGAAGGATGCGGTAACGAAGCAGGTAGAAAGCAGAAAACTGATGTGCGCGATCTGTGCGGCGCCGTCGATTCTCGGTCATCTGGGACTGCTCAAGGGGCGGAAGTATACGTGCTTCCCGGGCTTTGATGATGAAAGCTACGGCGGCAGCTATCAGATGGAACTTGCGGTGCAGGATGGCAATGTCATTACGGGCCGCGGTATGGGGGCGACGATTGAGTTTGCGCGGATGATCGTAAAGAATATTGCGCCCGAGGCGCTGGATCATGTGGATTACGGGATTCAGTATGAGCATCGCTTCCGTGATCTGAAGCAGAATTGA
- a CDS encoding monomeric [FeFe] hydrogenase, which produces MANMFTNTARMFKFDVLVAYAKQAFEEGKIDEAKINAYAHDLVSLDSPRVRCCVYKEREILRQRVRLAGGKMASDTAPYNPRQIVQVIDAACDGCTIYKIRVTDNCRNCMAKSCVAACHFDAMHIGLQRSEIDYSKCKECGACVKACPYNAIVMTERPCYAHCPVNAISWDSHHLAQIDEKKCINCGACEAACPFGAIEDISWVVPVAQLLHMHTPCYAIVAPSIQGQFDNASLPQIIHSIEMLGFEKCYEVAAGADAVADHEYEELKEHHDAGTPITTSCCPGFVNMVKMHFPEVYQKNTSTTMSPMAALAYKLKKDHPDHGIVFIGPCLAKKQEGMEEVTPVDYVLTFEELAAMLVAKHIHPSDVHGDFEDIPSNYGRNFSHSGGVAAAVLQAAKEHGDTTPYKVVAANGGKVCKTQLTLMKFGKFQGDILEGMCCEGGCVGGPACIVDAAVAQGRMAKENLANKDTTIEESLDHYSFHSYDITVSKTGNNPKE; this is translated from the coding sequence ATGGCTAACATGTTTACAAATACGGCCAGAATGTTCAAGTTCGACGTTCTGGTCGCCTATGCGAAGCAGGCATTTGAAGAGGGAAAGATTGATGAGGCGAAGATCAATGCGTATGCGCATGATCTGGTATCGCTGGATTCGCCGCGTGTACGGTGCTGCGTATACAAGGAGAGGGAAATTCTTCGTCAGCGCGTAAGACTGGCGGGCGGAAAGATGGCAAGCGATACGGCTCCGTACAATCCGCGTCAGATCGTTCAGGTCATTGATGCGGCATGCGACGGCTGCACGATCTACAAAATCCGGGTGACGGATAACTGCCGCAACTGTATGGCGAAGAGCTGCGTGGCGGCGTGCCATTTTGATGCGATGCATATCGGTCTGCAGCGCAGTGAGATCGACTATTCCAAGTGCAAGGAGTGCGGTGCCTGCGTCAAGGCCTGCCCGTACAATGCCATTGTCATGACGGAGCGGCCGTGCTATGCGCACTGCCCGGTGAATGCGATTTCGTGGGATTCGCATCACCTTGCTCAGATCGATGAGAAAAAGTGCATCAACTGCGGCGCCTGTGAGGCAGCGTGCCCGTTTGGCGCAATTGAGGATATTTCGTGGGTTGTGCCGGTGGCCCAGCTGCTGCATATGCATACGCCGTGCTACGCGATCGTGGCGCCCTCGATTCAGGGACAGTTTGACAATGCGTCGCTGCCGCAGATCATTCACTCCATCGAGATGCTCGGCTTTGAGAAGTGCTATGAGGTTGCGGCAGGTGCGGATGCGGTAGCGGACCATGAGTATGAGGAATTGAAGGAGCACCATGATGCGGGTACGCCGATTACGACGTCGTGCTGCCCGGGCTTCGTCAATATGGTCAAGATGCATTTCCCGGAGGTATATCAGAAGAATACGTCGACGACGATGTCGCCGATGGCGGCTCTGGCATACAAGCTGAAGAAGGATCATCCGGATCACGGCATCGTCTTCATTGGACCGTGCCTGGCCAAGAAACAGGAAGGCATGGAAGAGGTGACGCCGGTCGACTATGTTCTGACCTTTGAGGAGCTGGCGGCGATGCTGGTGGCAAAGCACATTCATCCGTCCGATGTTCACGGGGACTTTGAAGATATTCCTTCCAACTACGGACGCAACTTCTCGCATTCCGGCGGCGTTGCGGCAGCGGTCCTGCAGGCGGCCAAGGAACATGGTGATACGACGCCTTACAAGGTTGTGGCAGCCAATGGCGGCAAGGTATGCAAGACGCAGCTGACGCTGATGAAGTTCGGCAAGTTCCAGGGCGACATCCTGGAAGGCATGTGCTGCGAAGGCGGCTGCGTTGGCGGACCGGCATGCATCGTGGATGCGGCAGTGGCACAGGGTCGTATGGCAAAGGAAAATCTTGCGAACAAGGATACGACCATCGAAGAATCTCTGGATCACTATTCGTTCCATTCCTATGACATTACGGTTTCCAAGACAGGGAACAATCCTAAGGAGTAA
- a CDS encoding (2Fe-2S) ferredoxin domain-containing protein produces the protein MINVEICIGSACYVKGSSRIVEIMKEMVADHHWEDRVSLKGAFCMKACQAGMGLGVRINGELLDGVTLENARSLVEAKVQELMV, from the coding sequence ATGATCAATGTAGAAATCTGTATCGGCAGTGCCTGCTATGTGAAGGGCAGCAGCCGGATCGTTGAAATCATGAAGGAGATGGTTGCGGACCATCATTGGGAAGACAGGGTTTCCCTGAAAGGTGCCTTCTGCATGAAGGCATGTCAGGCCGGCATGGGGCTGGGCGTACGGATCAATGGCGAACTGCTCGATGGCGTGACGCTGGAAAATGCGCGTTCACTTGTAGAAGCTAAAGTTCAGGAACTGATGGTATGA
- a CDS encoding DUF1349 domain-containing protein, translating to MRRTVCYREMSWVRKPAYYLPEKDGLIMESEPHTVFDGLGGSANGALGLLGPQMRLFTFSVNLQYQFRGIGNECGILIRQSDEFWFKAGIEKTEGAADLTCQIHALGNDDRSSREIAGEVSSVWMRVLYGDRNLRVQYSFNGDVWRDLRRVHTAFDLAGARAGIYMCSPGDTWFECRFFAMKMVEL from the coding sequence ATGAGACGGACTGTCTGTTACAGAGAAATGAGCTGGGTACGCAAGCCGGCCTATTATCTGCCTGAAAAAGATGGTTTGATCATGGAAAGTGAGCCGCATACGGTTTTTGACGGGCTCGGCGGATCTGCCAATGGTGCGCTGGGGCTGCTGGGACCGCAGATGCGGCTTTTTACGTTTTCCGTCAATCTGCAGTATCAGTTTCGCGGGATTGGGAATGAGTGCGGAATCCTGATCCGGCAGTCGGATGAGTTCTGGTTCAAGGCGGGCATTGAGAAGACCGAAGGTGCGGCGGATCTGACGTGTCAGATCCATGCGCTTGGCAACGATGACCGTTCGAGCCGCGAGATTGCCGGGGAAGTGAGCAGCGTCTGGATGCGGGTGTTATACGGGGATCGGAATCTTCGTGTACAATATAGCTTCAACGGAGATGTGTGGCGCGATCTGCGCAGGGTGCACACGGCCTTTGATCTCGCTGGTGCGAGGGCCGGTATCTACATGTGTTCGCCCGGTGATACGTGGTTCGAGTGCCGCTTCTTCGCAATGAAGATGGTAGAACTGTAA
- a CDS encoding [Fe-Fe] hydrogenase large subunit C-terminal domain-containing protein, whose translation MTYSHWIRLQEASCHNCMRCVRACPTNAMTYVHHQPEILEEECILCGRCYAVCPHDAKAVISQLDQVKRWLDEKQEVILSLAPSFAAIWPNLDALEDLLRGRGFSYVEETAVGAAMVSQAFAQLAEQGTMENIITTCCPAINTLIEKEYGELTKYMAPVASPLIVHGRALKKAHPQAKVVFLSPCIAKYKEIQDARFAGAVDACIGMEELIDWIASSHLPQEEETWHSFTNAIARLYPTPGGILSTLPQNTKYNYVNVDGTENVKKLLDAMKEGSLKGYFVEVNACAGSCFGGPLLQHLKHNEWLGQARIRKNVDIARKIQPARADVDVSAEWKPEYVWHPSFSEDEIQAELIAEGKTSPDRIHDCGACGYATCRLKAIAVLEGRADPAICLPMALEQARSLSSVIIDNTPNGIIVLDKDGMVQEMNPSGREMLNLGMVNPTGMPVAAILPDDALLRLVSMTKPGQTENMRVEYPQYRKVIDHAIVKLEDPSYTVIILMDRTGEENQARQLQAMRERTLKITDSVIEEQMRTVQEIASLLGETTAHSKVALTQLKEAIDKKGS comes from the coding sequence ATGACGTACTCTCATTGGATCCGGCTCCAGGAGGCATCGTGCCATAACTGCATGCGCTGTGTCAGGGCCTGTCCGACCAATGCGATGACGTATGTGCACCATCAGCCGGAAATTCTGGAAGAGGAGTGCATTCTGTGCGGACGGTGCTATGCCGTATGTCCCCATGATGCCAAGGCTGTTATTTCCCAGCTTGATCAGGTGAAGCGCTGGCTCGATGAGAAACAGGAAGTGATCCTGTCGCTGGCACCGAGCTTTGCGGCGATCTGGCCGAACCTTGATGCGCTTGAAGATCTGCTGCGCGGACGCGGTTTTTCCTATGTCGAGGAAACAGCGGTCGGGGCGGCAATGGTTTCTCAGGCCTTTGCGCAGCTCGCCGAGCAGGGAACAATGGAAAATATCATTACAACCTGCTGCCCGGCGATCAATACACTGATTGAGAAAGAGTACGGGGAGCTGACGAAATATATGGCGCCTGTCGCTTCGCCTTTGATCGTGCACGGACGTGCCCTCAAGAAGGCGCATCCACAGGCGAAGGTGGTGTTTTTGAGCCCCTGCATCGCCAAGTACAAGGAGATTCAGGATGCGCGCTTTGCGGGTGCGGTTGATGCGTGTATCGGAATGGAGGAACTGATTGACTGGATTGCGTCTTCCCATCTGCCGCAGGAAGAGGAGACGTGGCATTCATTTACCAATGCGATTGCGCGTCTGTATCCGACGCCGGGCGGCATTCTTTCCACACTGCCGCAGAATACGAAGTACAACTACGTCAACGTGGACGGTACGGAAAATGTGAAGAAGCTGCTGGATGCGATGAAGGAAGGCAGTCTGAAGGGGTACTTCGTGGAAGTGAATGCGTGTGCCGGTTCGTGCTTCGGCGGTCCGCTTCTGCAGCATCTGAAACATAATGAATGGCTGGGCCAGGCAAGGATCCGCAAGAATGTCGATATTGCCAGGAAGATTCAGCCTGCCAGGGCGGATGTGGATGTTTCGGCTGAATGGAAGCCGGAATATGTGTGGCATCCTTCGTTCAGTGAGGACGAGATTCAGGCGGAGCTCATTGCGGAAGGAAAAACGTCGCCGGACCGGATTCATGATTGCGGCGCATGCGGCTATGCGACCTGCCGGCTGAAGGCGATTGCGGTGCTCGAAGGACGGGCGGACCCGGCAATCTGTCTGCCGATGGCGCTGGAGCAGGCCCGTTCCCTTTCCAGTGTGATCATTGACAATACGCCCAACGGCATCATCGTTCTCGACAAGGACGGGATGGTGCAGGAGATGAATCCTTCGGGACGTGAGATGTTAAATCTCGGCATGGTGAATCCGACCGGGATGCCGGTGGCGGCCATTCTGCCGGATGATGCGCTGCTGAGGCTCGTTTCAATGACCAAGCCCGGCCAGACGGAAAACATGCGGGTCGAATATCCGCAGTACAGGAAGGTCATCGATCATGCGATCGTGAAGCTGGAGGATCCGTCCTATACGGTCATTATTCTCATGGACCGTACCGGTGAAGAAAATCAGGCGCGTCAGCTGCAGGCAATGCGGGAGAGGACGCTGAAGATTACGGATTCGGTCATTGAGGAACAGATGCGTACGGTACAGGAGATCGCTTCGCTGCTGGGAGAGACGACGGCACATTCCAAGGTCGCTCTGACACAGCTCAAGGAAGCGATTGACAAGAAGGGCTCATGA